The DNA segment GGATAGAGCCAGCCGGTCCCGGTCAGCAGCGGCAGGAACAGGATGAAGAGGATCGGCAGCGTGCGCGTTCCCGCCTCCAGGATCCGCCGCAGGACGACGCCCCAGGCGCCGCCCGACAGGTGCTGCAGCATCAGAATGCCCATGCATCCCAGCGCGATGCCGATCCACAGCGAGTAGCCCAGCAGATAGGAGCGGTAGAACTGCGCCGGGTTCAGGAAGCGCCCCACCAGCATCAGCACCAGCCCCGCGACGCCGGCGATGAGAAAGCGACGACGCATCGCCGAGAAATCGGGGGGCGTCGCCGCCACCGAAGCTGCCGCCGCGCGCGCCGCCGGGCTCATGGCTCTTTCTCCCCCGGCGCCGGCATCTCCTCGGGAGGCGGGGGCGGTGAGGCCGGCCCCTTGTCGAGCAAAGGACGATCGGCGGCAGGCACGACGCTCAGCGGCGCATGCTGTGAGAACTGCAGCACCTTCAGGTAGGCCGTGATCGCCCAGCGATCCTCCACCGGAATCTGCGACGCCATTTCCGCCTGGCGCCCGAAGCCGCGCGTGATCACGTCGAAGACGTAGCCCGGCCGCGCTTCGCGCAGCCGGTCGATGTGCAGCGACGGCGGCGGCGGGAAGCCGCGCCGCACCACCATCCCCTGTCCGTTCCCGAGCCGGTCGTGGCACGGCGAGCAGAAGATGTCGTAGCGCTCGCGTCCCCGCTGCAGCATCTCGCGCGTCACCGGGCGCGGCACCAGGTTGACGAACTCCGTGCCGCGCTTGCCGGTAAACCAGGCTTCGTCTTCACGCAGCTGGCCGCGGGCCACCGTCCCCGGCACCGGCGCGCGCGACGAGCGCCCGTCGGGCCAGAAGTCGCTCTCCTGCAGCGGCCGGTACGACGGCTGGTCGGCCATCTTCTGCCTGCATCCCCCTGACAGCATCGCCACCACGACTACCGCGGCGGCCAGTCCCATCCGCGCCGCTGCCACCAGCCACTCCTCGGTGTCGCGTTTCAGAAATCGAGTTAGCATCGAGGCCACCGAGCCGCGCGGATCGCAAGGCGCCGCGGCCTGTGGCCGCTCCCAGACGAAGCGCCGCGTACCCATGCGGTACGCAAGCGAGACGCAACGCAGCGAGGCGCGATGGATCGGCGGGCGAATGCAACGCGATTTCTGGGACGCGACACCACTAGCTCTCCACTTCGTAAACATGCCCCGGACTGAGCTTCTCGAGGAACTGCCGCGTCTGATCCAGATCGAACTTCGGGTCTTTCGCCTCGATGCACAGGAAGAACTTGTCGCGGCTGGCGAGCCGGAACTCCGGCACGTTGAACACCGGATGGTACGGGCGCGGCAGCCCGTTGAGCGCCAGCATTCCGAGGACCGCCGCCAGCGACGCCACCAAAATCGTCATCTCGAA comes from the Candidatus Polarisedimenticolia bacterium genome and includes:
- a CDS encoding cytochrome c; this encodes MLTRFLKRDTEEWLVAAARMGLAAAVVVVAMLSGGCRQKMADQPSYRPLQESDFWPDGRSSRAPVPGTVARGQLREDEAWFTGKRGTEFVNLVPRPVTREMLQRGRERYDIFCSPCHDRLGNGQGMVVRRGFPPPPSLHIDRLREARPGYVFDVITRGFGRQAEMASQIPVEDRWAITAYLKVLQFSQHAPLSVVPAADRPLLDKGPASPPPPPEEMPAPGEKEP